Proteins from one Mycobacterium adipatum genomic window:
- a CDS encoding glutamate ABC transporter substrate-binding protein translates to MPSLRFRVAAAAVLAAALPLTLSACGGGGGDESKVVIGTKFDQPGLGLKNPDGTMSGFDVDVATYVAEQLGYKPEDIEWKESPSGQRETLIQNGQVDFIVATYSITDARKEKVDFAGPYLITGQSLLVRADNTDITGAESLENNKKLCSVTGSTPAQRIKDKYPGVQLQQYDTYSACVEALKTGAIDAVTTDEVILAGYAAQSPGTFKIVGEPFSEERYGIGLKKDDTELRTKINDAITKMETDGAWKEAFDKNLGPAGITAPEPPTVDK, encoded by the coding sequence ATGCCGTCTCTGCGCTTCCGGGTGGCCGCCGCCGCCGTTCTGGCCGCGGCGCTGCCGCTGACCCTCTCCGCCTGTGGCGGAGGCGGTGGCGACGAGTCCAAGGTCGTCATCGGCACCAAGTTCGACCAGCCCGGCCTCGGATTGAAGAACCCGGACGGCACCATGAGCGGTTTCGACGTCGACGTCGCCACCTATGTCGCCGAGCAGCTCGGTTACAAGCCCGAGGACATCGAATGGAAGGAGTCCCCGTCCGGACAGCGCGAGACACTGATCCAGAACGGACAGGTGGACTTCATCGTCGCGACCTACTCGATCACCGACGCCCGCAAGGAGAAGGTCGACTTTGCCGGCCCGTACCTGATCACCGGGCAGAGCCTGCTGGTGCGCGCCGACAACACCGATATCACCGGCGCCGAGTCGCTGGAGAACAACAAGAAGCTGTGCTCGGTGACCGGGTCCACGCCGGCCCAGCGCATCAAGGACAAGTACCCGGGTGTGCAGCTGCAGCAGTACGACACGTACTCGGCGTGCGTGGAGGCGCTCAAGACCGGCGCGATCGACGCGGTGACCACCGACGAGGTCATCCTGGCCGGCTACGCCGCCCAGTCCCCGGGGACCTTCAAGATCGTCGGCGAGCCGTTCTCCGAGGAGCGCTACGGCATCGGCCTGAAGAAGGACGACACCGAGCTGCGCACCAAGATCAATGACGCCATCACCAAGATGGAGACCGACGGCGCCTGGAAGGAAGCGTTCGACAAGAACCTCGGACCGGCCGGGATCACCGCACCCGAGCCGCCGACCGTCGACAAGTAG
- a CDS encoding amino acid ABC transporter permease: protein MEIFTEYQDRIYAAFWVTIQLTVLAGVGALVLGTVLAAMRLSPIPVMRGLGTTYVNVVRNTPLTLILVFCSLGLANTLHITLTDPDSPTSIVDSNFRLAVLGLTVYTAAFVCEAIRSGINTVPLGQAEAARSLGLTFSQNLRIIMLPQAFRAVIIPLGSVLIALTKNTTIASAIGVAEAALLMKEMVENTSALLLVGGIFAIGFVILTLPTGLLFGWLGKRLAVLR, encoded by the coding sequence GTGGAGATCTTCACCGAGTACCAGGACCGGATCTACGCCGCGTTCTGGGTGACCATCCAGCTGACCGTGCTGGCCGGCGTCGGCGCGCTGGTGCTGGGGACCGTCCTGGCGGCGATGCGCCTCTCACCCATACCGGTGATGCGGGGGTTGGGCACCACGTATGTCAACGTGGTGCGCAACACCCCGCTGACCCTGATCCTGGTGTTCTGCTCGCTGGGGCTGGCCAACACGCTGCACATCACGCTCACCGACCCGGACTCACCGACGTCGATCGTGGACAGCAACTTTCGGCTCGCCGTGCTCGGATTGACGGTCTACACCGCCGCTTTCGTCTGCGAGGCCATCCGGTCCGGCATCAACACGGTGCCGCTGGGTCAGGCCGAGGCCGCCCGCTCGCTGGGCCTGACCTTCTCGCAGAATCTGCGGATCATCATGTTGCCACAGGCATTTCGCGCGGTGATCATCCCGCTGGGTTCGGTGCTGATCGCCCTGACCAAGAACACCACCATCGCCTCGGCGATCGGCGTCGCCGAAGCCGCCCTGTTGATGAAGGAGATGGTGGAGAACACCTCGGCACTGCTGCTCGTCGGCGGCATCTTCGCGATCGGTTTCGTCATCCTGACACTGCCGACCGGGTTGCTGTTCGGCTGGCTGGGCAAACGACTGGCGGTGTTGCGGTGA
- a CDS encoding amino acid ABC transporter permease: protein MSGATVLFDAPGPRARVRHRILAGLTVVVFALVLGWVIWKFAAADQFTAAKWEPFLTANLWTTYVLPGIEGTLTAAAVSIVAALVLGCLLGVGRLSPIPAVSWACATFVEFFRAVPVLIMMLFSYALFAQYNVFPSEYLALAGVITGLTLYNSAVIAEIVRSGVHSLPRGQAEAASALGMTWSQTMGSIQLPQAITSMLPVLVSQMVVVLKDTAIGYQITFVEMVRQGQSIGSSYGNYIPALIVIAALMIGLNFALSSLATRLEARLRRSKKGPAPLTALPVVQDGPGV from the coding sequence ATGAGCGGGGCCACGGTTCTCTTCGATGCGCCCGGACCCCGTGCCCGGGTGCGGCACCGGATCCTGGCCGGCCTGACGGTTGTGGTCTTCGCGCTGGTCCTCGGCTGGGTGATCTGGAAGTTCGCGGCCGCCGACCAGTTCACGGCCGCGAAGTGGGAGCCGTTTCTCACCGCCAATCTGTGGACGACCTATGTGCTGCCCGGGATCGAGGGGACGCTCACCGCGGCGGCGGTCTCCATCGTGGCGGCATTGGTGCTGGGCTGCCTGCTCGGCGTGGGCCGGTTGTCCCCGATCCCGGCGGTGAGCTGGGCGTGCGCGACGTTCGTGGAGTTCTTCCGCGCCGTGCCGGTGCTGATCATGATGCTGTTCTCCTACGCGTTGTTCGCGCAGTACAACGTCTTCCCCTCCGAGTACCTGGCGCTGGCCGGTGTGATCACCGGACTGACGTTGTACAACTCGGCGGTCATCGCCGAGATCGTGCGCAGCGGCGTGCATTCCCTGCCACGCGGGCAGGCCGAGGCCGCGTCCGCGCTGGGCATGACGTGGAGTCAGACCATGGGCTCCATCCAGCTCCCGCAGGCGATCACCTCGATGTTGCCGGTGCTGGTATCGCAGATGGTGGTGGTGCTCAAGGACACCGCGATCGGCTACCAGATCACGTTTGTGGAGATGGTGCGCCAGGGTCAGAGCATCGGTTCCTCGTACGGGAACTACATCCCGGCGCTGATCGTCATCGCGGCGCTGATGATCGGGCTGAACTTCGCCCTGTCATCCTTGGCCACCCGGCTGGAGGCCCGGCTGCGCCGGTCCAAGAAGGGGCCCGCACCGCTGACAGCCCTGCCGGTCGTTCAGGACGGCCCGGGAGTGTGA
- a CDS encoding multidrug effflux MFS transporter, giving the protein MATPVDTPARTESAPRITASLLVTLALLSAVAPFATDLYLPAFPEMVDDLHTSPTTVQLTLTTFLIGLALGQLIFGPLSDRYGRVRPLLIGAVVCVGASVVATLAPSIEVLIAARLAQGLTGAAGMVIGRAIISDLATGRAAARAFSLMMIVGGVAPIVAPLAGGFLVGPLGWRGALAVILALVVLMLITALIVIRETHTEERRTALRAEKGTAGSPLRQLLGRRYIGNVVAFGFAFAVLMAYISASPFVYQTMMGLSAAQYGAVFGVNAFGLLLVSALSARLSARTEPHVLAAAGLAIVTAASVVVLALAYTDLPAGWLALPLFAADVGMGLIFGTATALALSAAPRAAGSASAVLGATQFLLAAAVSPLVSVAGEHTAGPLVIVMVCCSVIACAGLALARNHTPGPS; this is encoded by the coding sequence ATGGCGACCCCCGTCGACACCCCGGCCCGCACCGAGAGCGCCCCGCGCATCACCGCCAGCCTGCTCGTCACCCTGGCACTGTTGTCCGCGGTGGCCCCCTTCGCCACCGACCTCTACCTGCCCGCCTTCCCCGAGATGGTCGACGATCTGCACACCTCGCCGACCACCGTGCAGCTGACCCTGACCACCTTCCTGATCGGTCTGGCCTTGGGGCAGTTGATCTTCGGGCCGCTGTCCGACCGCTACGGGCGCGTGCGGCCATTGCTGATCGGTGCCGTCGTCTGCGTGGGCGCAAGCGTGGTGGCCACCCTCGCGCCGAGCATCGAGGTGCTCATCGCGGCCCGCCTGGCTCAGGGGTTGACCGGCGCGGCCGGCATGGTGATCGGCCGCGCGATCATCTCCGACCTGGCCACCGGCCGTGCCGCTGCCCGGGCCTTCAGCCTGATGATGATCGTCGGCGGCGTCGCCCCGATCGTTGCTCCGCTGGCCGGCGGCTTCCTGGTCGGTCCGTTGGGCTGGCGCGGCGCGCTGGCGGTCATCCTGGCGCTGGTCGTGCTCATGCTCATCACGGCGCTCATCGTCATCCGCGAGACACACACCGAGGAGCGCCGCACCGCGCTGCGGGCCGAAAAGGGCACCGCCGGCTCGCCATTGCGTCAATTGCTCGGGCGCCGCTATATCGGCAACGTCGTCGCCTTCGGCTTCGCCTTCGCGGTGTTGATGGCATACATCTCGGCCTCACCGTTCGTCTACCAGACGATGATGGGCCTGAGTGCGGCTCAATACGGCGCGGTGTTCGGGGTCAATGCCTTCGGCCTGTTGCTGGTGAGTGCGCTGAGCGCCCGGCTGTCGGCCCGCACCGAACCCCATGTGCTGGCCGCCGCCGGACTGGCCATCGTCACCGCTGCCAGCGTCGTGGTGCTGGCGCTGGCCTACACCGACCTCCCGGCGGGCTGGCTGGCGCTGCCGCTGTTCGCCGCCGACGTCGGCATGGGTCTGATCTTCGGCACCGCCACCGCGCTGGCACTGTCGGCAGCACCGCGGGCGGCAGGCAGTGCCTCGGCGGTGCTGGGCGCCACCCAGTTCCTGTTGGCCGCCGCCGTCTCACCGCTGGTGAGTGTGGCCGGTGAGCACACCGCGGGCCCGCTGGTCATCGTGATGGTGTGCTGCTCGGTGATCGCTTGCGCCGGTCTGGCGCTGGCCCGCAATCACACTCCCGGGCCGTCCTGA
- a CDS encoding MarR family winged helix-turn-helix transcriptional regulator, whose product MQARSRHTEQLADLADVVMALSRAIKLRTAADPSVLDLSSTEVTVLRYIDHHPGVSPSAVAADTGLQRSNLSRALRDLEAKHLVLRSPDPADHRQSLLQSTALAAENLAHIRAIWSGLLRDALEGAGDHDIASALDLLGTLERGLH is encoded by the coding sequence ATGCAAGCGCGATCGCGTCACACCGAGCAGCTCGCCGATCTGGCCGATGTCGTCATGGCGTTGTCCCGCGCCATCAAGCTGCGCACCGCCGCGGACCCGTCGGTGCTCGACCTGTCGAGCACCGAGGTGACCGTGCTGCGCTACATCGACCACCACCCGGGCGTCAGCCCCAGCGCGGTCGCCGCCGACACCGGCCTGCAACGCAGCAATCTGAGCAGGGCGCTGCGCGACCTGGAGGCCAAACATCTGGTGCTCCGCTCCCCGGATCCCGCCGACCACCGCCAATCGCTGCTGCAATCGACCGCGCTGGCCGCCGAGAATCTGGCCCACATCAGAGCCATCTGGTCCGGGCTGCTGCGCGATGCACTCGAGGGCGCCGGCGATCACGACATCGCTTCGGCACTGGATCTTCTCGGCACGCTCGAGCGTGGCCTGCACTAA
- a CDS encoding TetR/AcrR family transcriptional regulator — protein MAIGRPRSFEPQQVLDIATRLFWEHGYDGVSIADITEAAGINRRSLYDTFGSKEELFRQAVEQYVGGHGGYATVALGLPTAWEVAHAMVHGAADATSTPGRPTGCLLVQGSSDLADVRDAGVAALARRFTAAQVSGEIPGQDPVALARWITAVCQGIAVQARSGATREELHAIADRALRAWPG, from the coding sequence ATGGCGATCGGCAGGCCTCGGAGTTTCGAACCGCAGCAGGTTCTCGACATCGCCACGAGGCTGTTCTGGGAGCACGGCTACGACGGCGTCTCCATCGCCGACATCACCGAGGCCGCCGGGATCAACCGGCGCAGCCTCTACGACACGTTCGGTTCCAAGGAAGAGCTGTTCCGGCAGGCCGTCGAGCAGTACGTGGGCGGCCACGGCGGGTACGCCACCGTCGCGCTGGGGCTGCCCACCGCATGGGAGGTCGCCCACGCGATGGTGCACGGCGCCGCCGATGCCACCTCGACGCCGGGGCGCCCGACGGGATGTCTGCTGGTGCAGGGTAGCTCCGACCTGGCCGACGTACGCGACGCCGGCGTGGCGGCGCTGGCCCGGCGGTTCACCGCCGCGCAGGTGTCGGGGGAGATCCCCGGCCAGGACCCGGTGGCGCTGGCGCGCTGGATCACCGCCGTCTGTCAGGGCATTGCCGTGCAGGCCAGAAGTGGCGCCACCCGCGAAGAGTTACACGCCATCGCCGACCGCGCCCTGCGGGCCTGGCCCGGTTAG